A part of Vicinamibacterales bacterium genomic DNA contains:
- a CDS encoding DUF5996 family protein, protein MPDAAWPDLPLVAWKDTCDTLHIWTQVVGKICLALTPPLNHFWNATLHVTPRGLATPIMPCALAPTSADARDTGAFWMHFDFVDHALVVQRSDGVTRSLELRPRSVAEFYRHTRSLLAEMDIAADIWPVPVEVPSPIHFELDTVHASYDPDAANRFWRILLRSHRVFEAFRARFIGKCSPVHFFWGSFDLAVTRFSGRPAPERPGADPITREAYSHEVISHGFWPGGGSVPDAAFYAYAAPEPAGLKDVAVLPTEAYYSRELSEFLLPYDAVRTARHPDAVLTQFLESTYQAAADLARWDRAGLERPVTEI, encoded by the coding sequence ATGCCCGACGCTGCCTGGCCGGACTTGCCGCTGGTCGCCTGGAAGGACACGTGTGACACGCTCCACATATGGACGCAGGTGGTTGGCAAAATCTGTCTGGCGCTCACGCCACCCCTCAATCACTTCTGGAATGCGACGCTGCACGTGACGCCGCGGGGGCTGGCCACGCCGATCATGCCGTGTGCTCTTGCGCCGACGAGCGCGGATGCCCGCGACACGGGCGCGTTCTGGATGCACTTCGACTTCGTCGATCATGCGTTGGTCGTGCAACGCTCCGACGGCGTGACGCGAAGTCTCGAACTGCGCCCCCGCTCGGTTGCCGAGTTCTACCGGCACACGCGGTCGCTGCTGGCCGAGATGGATATTGCAGCGGACATCTGGCCGGTGCCGGTCGAAGTTCCATCACCGATTCACTTCGAACTGGACACCGTCCACGCGTCCTACGATCCTGACGCCGCGAACCGCTTCTGGCGGATTCTCCTCCGGAGCCATCGCGTCTTCGAGGCGTTCCGCGCGCGTTTCATCGGCAAATGCAGCCCGGTTCACTTCTTCTGGGGAAGTTTCGATCTCGCCGTGACCAGATTCTCGGGGCGGCCCGCTCCCGAACGCCCCGGCGCGGATCCGATCACGCGAGAAGCCTACTCGCACGAGGTGATCAGCCATGGTTTCTGGCCTGGCGGTGGGTCTGTGCCAGACGCCGCGTTCTATGCGTATGCCGCCCCTGAGCCGGCAGGACTGAAGGACGTAGCGGTTCTTCCAACGGAGGCGTACTACTCGCGCGAGCTCTCCGAGTTCCTCCTCCCCTACGATGCGGTCCGGACCGCGCGACATCCCGATGCGGTGCTCACGCAGTTCCTCGAGAGCACATACCAAGCGGCAGCCGACCTCGCCCGGTGGGACCGAGCGGGCCTCGAGCGCCCGGTAACGGAGATCTGA
- the egtD gene encoding L-histidine N(alpha)-methyltransferase has product MDAVAHAMEAARLAAFTFEVHAGLRQRQKTLPCKYLYDDVGSALFDAITHLPEYGVTRAEEGLLVEQAPRIVEALVPGVMVAELGSGSGRKTTTILDAILRYQREVAYYPIDISAGALEACRLRIGATQGVRVHGVEGQYLEGLQRLDAGREAWPPALVLFLGSNIGNFGRAEALTFLAGVRRQLRAGDALLVGADLRKPVARLLAAYDDPIGVTAAFNLNLLARINRELGADFDLRRFRHEARWCETESRVEMHLRSLEDQVVTIGQTGVRIPFLAGESIWTESSYKFEPEELDALARSAGFSPVSRWTSGGWTFAESLWVVTATGDE; this is encoded by the coding sequence GTGGACGCAGTGGCCCACGCGATGGAGGCCGCGCGCCTTGCGGCGTTCACGTTTGAGGTGCACGCGGGCCTCCGCCAGCGTCAGAAGACGCTTCCCTGTAAGTACCTGTACGACGATGTCGGGAGCGCACTGTTCGACGCAATCACCCATCTGCCAGAGTACGGCGTGACGCGAGCCGAGGAGGGCCTGCTGGTCGAGCAGGCGCCACGAATCGTGGAAGCGCTCGTGCCCGGCGTGATGGTGGCGGAACTCGGAAGCGGCAGCGGCCGGAAGACCACGACGATCCTGGATGCGATCCTGCGCTACCAGCGGGAAGTGGCCTACTACCCGATCGACATCTCGGCGGGCGCGCTCGAAGCCTGCCGGCTCCGAATCGGCGCCACGCAGGGCGTTCGCGTTCACGGGGTTGAAGGTCAGTACCTCGAAGGGTTGCAGCGTCTGGACGCGGGCCGCGAGGCATGGCCGCCGGCGCTCGTCCTGTTCCTTGGCAGCAACATCGGGAATTTCGGCCGGGCCGAGGCACTCACATTTCTTGCGGGCGTGCGGCGCCAGCTGAGGGCCGGTGACGCGCTGCTCGTCGGCGCGGATCTGCGCAAGCCTGTCGCGCGGCTGCTCGCGGCCTACGACGATCCGATCGGTGTGACCGCCGCGTTCAACCTGAATCTCCTGGCGCGGATCAACCGCGAGCTGGGCGCTGATTTCGATCTGCGCCGGTTCCGCCACGAAGCACGGTGGTGCGAAACGGAGTCGCGGGTGGAGATGCACCTGCGGTCACTCGAGGATCAAGTGGTGACGATCGGCCAGACCGGTGTGCGAATTCCGTTCCTGGCGGGCGAGAGCATCTGGACCGAATCGTCGTACAAGTTCGAGCCGGAAGAACTCGACGCGCTGGCGCGGTCCGCCGGCTTCTCGCCGGTCTCCCGCTGGACGAGCGGCGGGTGGACGTTTGCCGAGAGCCTTTGGGTCGTCACTGCGACCGGCGACGAGTGA
- a CDS encoding SUMF1/EgtB/PvdO family nonheme iron enzyme, whose amino-acid sequence MLAAIDRTLELHRARRLTDSLFAEVQPEALYDRGIPERHRVLFYLGHLEAFDWNQIGRAALSLPPVSESLDQLFAFGIDPPPGQLPTDRPEDWPTVGQTLDYAKRVRAHVDAVIEQAPDVAASIAVEHRLMHAETFAYILHNLPLDRRVAAPAVVATSRASSPIPRFIEIPAGTATLGRASGTGFGWDNEFGAHSERVPAFSIGKHKVTNGDYLAFVEDGGPVPHYWLRAGLGWKYRAFASELPLPLDWPVYASHNLAAAYAAWAGKRLPTEAQFQRAAFGTPDGDWRRYPWGDQPPDHGGRGNFDFDRRDPVSVTATPQGDSAFGVSQLVGNGWEWTRSVFAPFPGFEPFPSYPGYSANFFDDGHFVLKGAAPVTDRALIRATFRNWFRPHYAYAYTTFRLVED is encoded by the coding sequence ATGCTCGCAGCCATTGATCGAACGCTTGAGCTCCATCGGGCACGGCGACTCACAGATTCCTTGTTCGCCGAAGTCCAGCCTGAAGCCCTCTATGACCGTGGGATCCCTGAGCGTCACCGCGTGCTGTTCTACCTCGGCCATCTCGAGGCGTTCGACTGGAACCAGATTGGCCGCGCGGCGCTGAGCCTCCCACCCGTGAGCGAGTCGCTCGATCAACTCTTCGCGTTTGGCATCGACCCTCCCCCCGGCCAGTTACCGACGGATCGACCGGAGGACTGGCCGACGGTCGGGCAGACGCTCGACTACGCGAAGCGGGTCCGTGCCCACGTCGATGCCGTCATCGAACAGGCGCCTGACGTGGCGGCCAGCATCGCCGTCGAACACCGTTTGATGCACGCGGAGACGTTTGCCTACATTCTGCACAACCTGCCGCTCGACCGACGGGTTGCGGCACCAGCGGTCGTCGCGACATCTCGTGCCTCTTCGCCGATCCCCCGATTCATCGAGATTCCTGCCGGCACTGCCACGCTCGGGCGGGCTTCGGGCACAGGGTTCGGCTGGGACAACGAGTTCGGCGCCCACTCCGAACGGGTACCGGCCTTCTCGATCGGCAAGCACAAAGTGACCAACGGCGACTACCTGGCGTTTGTCGAGGACGGCGGGCCGGTGCCCCATTACTGGTTGCGCGCCGGGCTCGGGTGGAAGTACCGCGCTTTCGCGAGTGAGCTGCCGCTTCCGCTCGACTGGCCGGTGTATGCGAGCCACAACCTGGCCGCTGCATACGCGGCGTGGGCCGGCAAGCGACTGCCGACCGAAGCCCAGTTTCAGCGGGCAGCGTTCGGCACGCCTGATGGTGACTGGCGCCGCTACCCGTGGGGCGATCAGCCGCCCGATCATGGTGGCCGTGGGAACTTCGACTTCGACCGCCGTGATCCGGTTTCGGTGACCGCCACTCCCCAAGGAGACTCCGCCTTTGGCGTGTCGCAGTTGGTCGGCAACGGCTGGGAGTGGACGCGGAGCGTGTTCGCGCCATTCCCGGGGTTCGAGCCGTTCCCCTCGTACCCCGGCTACTCGGCCAACTTCTTCGACGACGGCCACTTCGTCCTGAAGGGGGCCGCGCCGGTCACCGACCGCGCGCTGATCCGCGCCACGTTCCGCAACTGGTTCCGGCCGCACTATGCGTATGCCTACACGACCTTCCGCCTCGTTGAAGACTGA
- a CDS encoding UBP-type zinc finger domain-containing protein, whose translation MPSQDVCAHIEGITTVRAASRHQCDECVKAGSSWVHLRTCQACGATLCCDSSPKRHASTHARASNHPVVASAESGERWLYCYPDETFAEY comes from the coding sequence ATGCCCAGCCAAGACGTCTGCGCTCACATCGAGGGCATTACGACGGTCCGCGCGGCGAGCCGCCATCAATGTGACGAATGCGTGAAGGCGGGCAGTTCCTGGGTGCACCTGCGAACCTGCCAGGCGTGCGGTGCGACACTGTGCTGCGACTCCTCGCCCAAGCGACACGCCAGCACGCATGCGCGCGCCAGCAACCATCCCGTCGTCGCATCGGCGGAATCGGGTGAACGCTGGCTCTACTGCTATCCGGACGAGACGTTCGCGGAATACTAG